Proteins from a single region of Juglans microcarpa x Juglans regia isolate MS1-56 chromosome 5S, Jm3101_v1.0, whole genome shotgun sequence:
- the LOC121268332 gene encoding VQ motif-containing protein 25-like yields MEVITKNQSCKPCSTSTPDLAVHQDSKKISKPKPKIRIIHIFAPEIIKTDAANFRELVQRLTGKPSTEKGCNEKPRITGREKPRTATFDEPVAKKIELRPMIHGLESRERVKDEEGMWNGEKSGGFLGGFADLEGFIQELGEFPLLPLDANSHMHGFGEAQLA; encoded by the coding sequence ATGGAGGTGATAACAAAGAATCAAAGTTGTAAACCCTGTTCGACTTCAACTCCTGATCTAGCCGTGCACCaagattcaaagaaaatatcGAAACCCAAACCAAAGATACGCATAATTCACATATTTGCACCCGAAATCATCAAAACCGACGCAGCAAACTTCCGCGAGTTAGTGCAACGGCTCACCGGTAAACCCAGTACAGAAAAGGGCTGCAATGAGAAACCAAGAATTACTGGAAGAGAAAAGCCGAGAACTGCTACATTCGACGAGCCAGTGGCGAAGAAAATAGAGCTCCGACCTATGATTCATGGTCTGGAGTCAAGGGAGAGAGTTAAGGACGAGGAAGGGATGTGGAATGGCGAGAAATCAGGTGGGTTCTTGGGCGGTTTTGCAGACTTGGAGGGTTTTATCCAAGAGCTTGGTGAGTTCCCACTTCTTCCGTTGGATGCTAATTCCCACATGCATGGTTTTGGAGAAGCTCAACTTGCCTAG